One stretch of Lacimicrobium alkaliphilum DNA includes these proteins:
- a CDS encoding M14 family metallopeptidase, whose protein sequence is MNNNYHIGTVGQPWTTAEKAQWLSEQKIKRSFFNDVLPIIEGLDAYFDIEQYGELNYDPICGKVYPLYAVKSRNWQYDKPTVLITGGVHGYETSGVHGALRFLQTSAVAYSSQLNILVLPCISPWGYETINRWTPAAVDPNRSFGSDGKALEAQQVRQYLTSLKQRFALHIDLHETTDSDNSEFGPATAARDGKENENWSIPDGFYLAADTERPSPAFHKAIIDSVARVTHIAEADENGELIDEKIQQFGVVSCPNASMGLCASVSDAPLVSTTEVYPDSPRTTPEQCIQAQLAAIEGALNYLLQQSSADIS, encoded by the coding sequence ATGAACAATAATTATCATATCGGCACTGTGGGCCAGCCATGGACCACAGCAGAAAAAGCCCAATGGCTGAGTGAACAGAAGATAAAACGCAGTTTCTTTAACGACGTACTGCCCATTATAGAAGGGTTAGACGCTTATTTTGATATAGAGCAGTATGGCGAGCTCAACTATGACCCGATCTGCGGCAAGGTCTATCCGCTTTATGCGGTAAAAAGCCGTAACTGGCAGTATGATAAACCTACCGTTCTGATTACCGGTGGGGTGCATGGGTATGAAACCAGCGGTGTACATGGGGCGCTTCGTTTTCTGCAGACCAGCGCCGTAGCATACAGCAGCCAACTGAATATTCTGGTGCTGCCCTGTATCTCCCCCTGGGGTTATGAAACCATAAACCGCTGGACCCCGGCCGCCGTGGATCCGAACCGCAGCTTCGGTTCTGATGGCAAAGCCCTGGAGGCGCAACAGGTACGCCAATACCTTACCAGCCTTAAACAACGCTTTGCCCTGCATATAGACCTGCATGAAACCACCGACTCAGACAATAGCGAGTTTGGCCCGGCCACCGCTGCGCGGGATGGCAAGGAAAATGAAAACTGGAGTATTCCCGATGGTTTTTATCTGGCTGCTGATACTGAGCGCCCAAGCCCGGCATTTCACAAAGCCATTATCGACAGTGTTGCCAGAGTAACCCATATCGCTGAGGCGGACGAAAATGGTGAACTGATTGATGAAAAGATTCAGCAGTTTGGTGTAGTCAGCTGTCCCAATGCGTCCATGGGGCTCTGTGCCAGTGTCTCGGATGCGCCTTTGGTCAGCACCACAGAAGTGTATCCGGACAGCCCGCGCACCACACCGGAGCAATGCATTCAGGCACAACTGGCCGCCATAGAGGGCGCTCTGAATTATTTGCTACAACAGAGTTCAGCTGATATCAGCTGA
- a CDS encoding nuclear transport factor 2 family protein codes for MTPKTLVRKWVDAFNKGNAEALAEMYAENAVNHQITQEPVTGKDAICRMFKAEFAQAEMTCIIENLFEDGEWAILEWRDPLGLRGCGFFHIQDNKIVFQRGYWDKLSFLRMHKLPVPSE; via the coding sequence ATGACACCAAAAACACTTGTCCGCAAATGGGTCGACGCGTTTAATAAAGGCAATGCAGAAGCCCTGGCAGAGATGTATGCCGAGAATGCTGTCAATCATCAGATAACTCAGGAGCCAGTAACGGGTAAAGATGCGATCTGCAGGATGTTTAAAGCTGAATTCGCGCAGGCAGAGATGACCTGCATTATTGAAAACCTGTTTGAAGATGGTGAATGGGCCATTCTTGAGTGGAGAGACCCCTTAGGTCTGCGCGGCTGTGGCTTTTTCCATATCCAGGATAACAAAATCGTATTTCAGCGCGGATACTGGGACAAATTGTCTTTTCTGCGTATGCATAAGCTGCCTGTCCCCTCAGAATAG
- a CDS encoding DUF5694 domain-containing protein: MKHIILLLSSLFWLGAASATESPNAQVLLMGSFHFANPGLDAVKTETVDVMTPAHQEYLVALAERIAATKPTKVLLEYNRDDEDKINRQYQEYRAGSFELPVNEIYQIGFRVARLAGLSRVYSFDERTVNWRAEDLFNYMGEHAPQEKQKFEARIAEITEKLNHVHATLSLQQQLRYFNGPELDRANMAMYLATNHLGAGKSFVGADASASWWHRNFRMYAMIQHHAAPGERVFVLGGQGHTAILRQLLALDPSRDSLDINTLL, encoded by the coding sequence ATGAAACACATCATTCTCCTCTTAAGCTCCCTGTTTTGGCTGGGGGCTGCATCAGCAACCGAATCGCCCAATGCACAAGTACTGTTGATGGGCTCCTTCCATTTCGCTAATCCCGGGCTGGATGCCGTCAAAACAGAAACAGTGGATGTCATGACTCCGGCTCACCAGGAATATCTTGTTGCTTTGGCAGAGCGTATCGCCGCCACAAAGCCAACAAAGGTATTGCTGGAATACAACCGCGATGACGAAGACAAAATAAACCGGCAATATCAGGAGTATAGGGCTGGCAGCTTTGAGTTGCCCGTCAATGAGATTTACCAGATTGGATTCCGGGTTGCCAGACTGGCCGGGCTGAGTCGTGTGTACAGTTTCGATGAACGCACAGTAAACTGGCGGGCTGAAGACCTTTTTAACTATATGGGAGAGCATGCCCCGCAAGAAAAACAAAAATTCGAAGCACGGATTGCTGAAATCACTGAGAAACTTAATCATGTCCATGCAACCCTGTCGTTGCAACAGCAGTTAAGGTATTTCAATGGACCGGAGTTAGACAGGGCCAATATGGCAATGTATCTGGCCACCAATCATCTGGGCGCAGGAAAGAGTTTTGTCGGCGCCGATGCCAGTGCAAGCTGGTGGCATAGGAACTTTCGTATGTATGCCATGATTCAGCACCATGCAGCACCGGGAGAGAGAGTCTTCGTGCTCGGTGGCCAGGGCCATACCGCCATACTCAGGCAGCTATTAGCGTTGGATCCGAGCAGAGACAGCCTGGATATCAACACGCTATTATGA
- a CDS encoding homocysteine S-methyltransferase family protein, with product MPTNDLVFDPNLMYLTDGGLETTLIFHQQWELPCFASFTLMESDKGLVQLCDYYREYLELYRTRACGFVLETPTWRANRDWAEKLGYNDAQTRKFNVDAISVFRELAREYEKPGFPILISGNIGPRGDGYIPGQIMSAQESEDYHAAQIAAFSSANADLVTAVTINYPQEAIGIINAAAKQNIPVVIAFTVETDGRLPCGLSLQEAIEETDKMTKGACLHYMVNCAHPSHYLQPVIRGGKWLERIGGVRSNASVLSHAELDEAESLDEGNPQEFAHLHKVFIDRLPNLRVFGGCCGTDCRHVQALAETFVD from the coding sequence ATGCCAACGAATGATTTAGTCTTTGATCCTAACCTGATGTACCTGACAGACGGTGGGCTCGAGACCACATTGATTTTTCATCAACAGTGGGAACTGCCCTGTTTTGCATCTTTTACTTTGATGGAAAGTGACAAGGGATTAGTGCAACTCTGTGATTATTATCGTGAATACCTGGAGCTCTACCGTACCAGAGCTTGTGGTTTCGTTCTGGAAACGCCTACATGGCGTGCAAACAGGGATTGGGCCGAAAAGCTGGGTTATAATGACGCGCAAACCCGTAAGTTTAATGTCGATGCAATAAGTGTTTTTCGTGAGCTGGCACGGGAATATGAAAAACCAGGGTTTCCAATTCTGATCAGTGGCAACATCGGTCCAAGAGGGGATGGTTATATACCCGGGCAAATTATGTCTGCGCAAGAGTCGGAAGATTATCATGCGGCCCAAATCGCTGCGTTCAGTTCCGCTAATGCTGACCTAGTCACCGCAGTGACTATTAATTATCCTCAGGAGGCTATAGGGATAATAAATGCTGCAGCCAAACAAAACATTCCCGTTGTAATCGCATTCACTGTAGAAACGGACGGGAGGTTACCTTGTGGTTTGTCCCTGCAAGAAGCAATCGAAGAAACTGACAAAATGACCAAGGGTGCCTGTCTGCACTATATGGTCAATTGCGCCCACCCAAGTCACTATTTGCAACCCGTCATTCGCGGTGGAAAATGGTTGGAGCGTATCGGCGGAGTACGATCTAATGCTTCTGTACTAAGCCATGCCGAACTGGATGAAGCTGAGTCGCTGGATGAAGGTAACCCACAGGAGTTTGCTCATCTACACAAGGTGTTTATTGACCGTCTGCCTAATCTTCGGGTGTTTGGTGGCTGTTGTGGTACAGACTGTAGACATGTTCAGGCATTAGCGGAAACCTTTGTGGATTAG
- a CDS encoding alpha/beta fold hydrolase: protein MVQINSVHLICEDGVELRANLFVQNEGSCKGSILILPGVGISQSLYRPFAHYLAEGGFQVLTIDYRGIGQSFRKELPPHKLSLNAWAKQDAVTAFRYLQKLDENPVLIFGHSFGGQAVCLAEELDDAQGVVMVASQSGYWRHWRGMGRVKLWFFWHCYLPFFSQLGTYTLSTPLFDGRLPAGVAREWARWGRDPEYLKGHHAEVSERLLNRDRNIVAYAFSDDDFAPPAAARALWQWFPEDCLQGHIMTPEELGVSRIGHFSAFRSSFESTLWRSWCRDFDNFLSNDSDL from the coding sequence ATGGTACAGATCAATTCGGTCCATTTAATATGTGAAGACGGTGTAGAGTTGAGGGCTAACCTCTTTGTGCAAAATGAGGGATCCTGTAAAGGATCGATACTTATTCTGCCCGGTGTTGGTATCAGTCAGTCACTCTATCGTCCTTTTGCGCACTATTTAGCAGAAGGCGGTTTTCAGGTTCTGACAATTGATTATCGTGGTATCGGTCAGTCTTTCCGCAAGGAACTCCCTCCACATAAGCTCAGTCTGAATGCCTGGGCGAAACAGGACGCAGTAACGGCTTTTCGTTATCTGCAGAAGCTGGATGAAAACCCGGTGCTGATATTTGGTCATTCTTTTGGCGGGCAGGCTGTATGTCTCGCAGAGGAGCTGGATGATGCACAAGGGGTTGTGATGGTGGCTAGTCAGTCAGGTTATTGGCGCCACTGGCGGGGGATGGGACGGGTAAAGCTGTGGTTTTTCTGGCACTGCTATCTGCCGTTTTTCAGTCAGCTTGGCACCTATACGCTAAGTACTCCTTTATTTGATGGCCGGTTGCCGGCTGGTGTGGCCAGAGAGTGGGCCAGATGGGGGCGGGACCCCGAATATCTCAAAGGGCATCATGCTGAGGTGTCAGAGCGGTTGCTCAACAGAGATAGGAATATTGTCGCTTATGCATTCAGCGATGACGATTTTGCCCCCCCAGCGGCGGCCAGAGCGCTTTGGCAATGGTTTCCCGAGGATTGTTTGCAAGGTCATATTATGACTCCTGAAGAACTCGGTGTATCCCGGATTGGCCATTTTTCGGCTTTCAGATCATCATTTGAGAGCACCCTGTGGCGAAGCTGGTGTAGGGATTTTGATAATTTCCTGAGTAATGATTCTGATCTATGA
- a CDS encoding serine/threonine-protein kinase, protein MQSDDLLLTGGGNISPTPQLGGLAAAQAMLGNRIAGFSLDKVLAVSHQSWVFLALKTEDNVRQQVVVKLLPPSTFSALQQQLFEREKQLLASLSHPGIAAFIDAGRADSGCSYIVMEYIEGTDIRRYCDSKRLSVSQRVQMIVKVLDILKFAHSRLIIHRDLKPSNILVTEDGYIKLLDFGIGKLIDDVNDERADNTLIFTPQYAAPEQLCNQRVSAATDIYQLGHVLYKLLAGAPAFDVGEGNIAELYQAILKSDPPPPSLRFRRLASGLGKRRIARRRQSSIGDLSKTLDADLDKITLKAIEKQQERRYLTTDAFSQDLHNWLEGRPISLSHHLWTYRLRKYIWRHRQVVGVSVLFLLLLAGGLINHLSRLQQAQQQTALQARKAEDVASFLTDMLLMMDVSLDDAALPSMADLVDYAGERLNEAKDMQEDVRARLAVIVANAQGRLQQYEQARQTLETHTGILAWLNDDDRIADARVALEYAEAIYDAGNYQQTRKILDKIKLGSLSLSFPLDYQLYKLDAEVSRKEGDYEQALASARRARRLLVEHRGDDQAGRDINNLLGGILINLRLYEQATEAFEQSLALSRKMGQQRAFGTLVIQSNMAILYNITGNTERAEELVRDSLDKMREFFPERFSNIASLLNTYAVVLKNKGDIDAAIGQVKQAIDIYQRHYGPDYAKLVSPYSNLSEWYRLQQQCDRAQVAYEQAARINNLAFPDKPLPGFDCYSDVTDETIY, encoded by the coding sequence GTGCAATCAGACGACCTCCTGTTGACCGGTGGTGGCAATATCAGTCCGACTCCACAGCTTGGAGGGCTGGCGGCCGCACAGGCTATGCTTGGAAACAGAATTGCCGGTTTCAGCTTAGATAAGGTGCTGGCCGTTTCCCATCAGTCCTGGGTGTTTCTGGCCCTGAAAACTGAAGACAATGTTCGGCAACAGGTCGTGGTAAAGCTGTTACCACCTTCTACATTTAGTGCTTTGCAGCAGCAACTGTTCGAGCGGGAAAAGCAATTACTGGCCAGCTTGTCTCATCCTGGCATTGCGGCTTTTATCGATGCAGGCAGGGCTGATAGTGGCTGTTCCTATATCGTCATGGAGTATATCGAAGGCACCGATATTCGCCGATATTGTGACAGTAAGCGACTGTCGGTCTCTCAGCGGGTTCAGATGATTGTTAAGGTGCTGGACATACTGAAATTTGCGCATTCCAGACTGATCATTCACCGTGACCTGAAACCGTCTAATATCCTGGTGACAGAAGACGGCTATATCAAGTTGCTGGATTTTGGTATCGGCAAACTCATTGATGACGTCAATGATGAACGCGCCGACAATACGCTGATTTTTACACCTCAGTACGCGGCCCCTGAACAATTGTGTAACCAGCGGGTGTCGGCAGCCACAGATATTTATCAACTGGGACATGTACTCTATAAGCTGCTAGCTGGCGCACCGGCCTTCGATGTGGGTGAGGGGAATATCGCCGAACTGTATCAGGCTATACTAAAAAGTGACCCGCCGCCGCCTTCACTGCGTTTCAGGCGATTGGCGTCCGGATTGGGCAAGCGGCGTATTGCGCGCCGTCGACAATCGTCAATCGGCGACCTGAGTAAGACACTTGACGCGGACCTGGACAAAATCACTCTTAAGGCTATTGAGAAACAGCAAGAGCGCCGATACCTGACAACCGATGCCTTCAGCCAGGATTTGCATAACTGGCTGGAAGGAAGACCGATCTCTTTGTCACATCATCTGTGGACCTACCGTTTACGCAAGTATATTTGGCGTCATCGACAGGTAGTGGGTGTATCTGTGCTGTTCCTGTTGCTGCTGGCAGGTGGGTTGATCAATCATCTTTCCCGGTTACAGCAGGCCCAGCAACAGACAGCTCTTCAGGCCAGAAAAGCTGAAGATGTCGCAAGTTTTCTGACTGATATGCTGTTGATGATGGATGTGAGCCTGGATGATGCGGCCCTTCCCAGTATGGCCGACCTGGTAGACTATGCTGGTGAGCGCCTGAATGAAGCCAAAGATATGCAAGAGGATGTGCGGGCCAGGCTGGCAGTGATTGTTGCAAATGCCCAGGGGCGACTGCAGCAATATGAGCAAGCCAGGCAAACCCTGGAGACCCATACCGGGATCCTGGCCTGGCTCAACGATGATGACAGGATAGCGGATGCGCGCGTTGCGCTGGAATATGCAGAAGCGATATATGATGCCGGAAACTATCAGCAGACCCGGAAAATTCTTGACAAAATTAAGCTGGGTTCGTTGTCCTTGTCGTTTCCGCTTGATTACCAGTTATATAAACTGGATGCGGAAGTAAGCCGTAAGGAAGGGGATTACGAGCAGGCGCTGGCCAGTGCCCGAAGGGCAAGACGGTTATTGGTCGAACACCGCGGCGATGATCAGGCCGGAAGGGATATTAACAATCTGCTCGGTGGGATCCTGATAAACCTGCGTCTTTACGAACAGGCCACTGAAGCTTTCGAGCAGAGCCTGGCTCTGTCAAGAAAAATGGGCCAGCAAAGAGCCTTCGGAACTCTGGTTATCCAGAGCAATATGGCCATTTTGTATAACATCACCGGCAATACAGAGCGAGCCGAAGAGCTGGTCAGAGATAGTCTGGATAAGATGCGCGAATTTTTCCCCGAACGCTTTTCCAATATCGCCAGCCTGCTTAATACCTATGCGGTGGTGTTAAAGAACAAAGGTGATATTGACGCTGCCATTGGGCAGGTTAAACAAGCCATCGATATTTATCAGCGTCACTACGGCCCTGACTATGCAAAGCTGGTCTCCCCCTATTCCAATCTCAGTGAATGGTACCGACTTCAACAACAATGTGACCGGGCTCAGGTCGCTTATGAACAAGCAGCCCGTATCAACAATCTTGCTTTCCCGGATAAACCGCTGCCGGGTTTTGACTGCTACAGCGATGTGACCGATGAAACGATTTATTAA
- a CDS encoding class I SAM-dependent methyltransferase: MNEEIVNIDKVNEFVGKVMTDIGGAYAVLLSYLGDQSGIYKTLTECGPVTCEELASKANVDARYLLEWLSAQTAAGYIEYDETSNTFFMLPEKSIVLAQEGHPACMQGLFQLVVSQHATHEKALHTFVSGEGRPWGEHHSCCFCGTDRFFRPGYEVNLITDWLPALDGMIDKLQNGARVADVGCGHGSSTILMADAFRNSHFIGYDFHSESIASASKNADERLSHPNWQFVAAGAAQIEEGDFDLICLFDALHDMGDPVGIARHLRSKLKADGSLMLVEPLAGDKLTDNLHLLGQVCYSASTLICTPASKAQEVGLALGAQAGEKKLTEVLKSAGFTSVKRVAETDINMVLEAKV; this comes from the coding sequence ATGAACGAAGAAATAGTTAATATCGACAAGGTGAATGAGTTTGTCGGCAAGGTGATGACGGATATCGGCGGCGCTTATGCGGTACTTTTGTCTTATCTGGGAGATCAATCGGGTATTTACAAAACCCTGACCGAGTGCGGACCTGTTACCTGTGAAGAACTAGCCAGCAAGGCAAATGTCGATGCCCGTTACCTTTTGGAGTGGTTAAGTGCGCAGACTGCCGCCGGGTATATTGAGTATGATGAAACCAGCAATACCTTTTTTATGCTTCCGGAGAAAAGTATTGTGCTGGCTCAGGAAGGCCATCCGGCCTGTATGCAGGGGTTGTTCCAGCTAGTGGTCTCCCAACATGCTACCCATGAGAAGGCCTTGCACACATTTGTGTCAGGCGAGGGACGGCCCTGGGGAGAGCATCACAGCTGTTGTTTCTGTGGGACTGATCGTTTCTTCCGCCCGGGCTATGAGGTAAACCTGATTACAGACTGGTTGCCCGCTCTGGATGGCATGATTGATAAGTTGCAAAACGGCGCCCGGGTGGCGGATGTGGGTTGTGGGCATGGCTCGTCCACTATACTGATGGCGGATGCCTTCAGAAACAGCCATTTTATTGGCTATGATTTTCATTCTGAGTCTATTGCCTCAGCCTCCAAAAATGCAGACGAGAGGTTAAGCCATCCTAACTGGCAGTTTGTGGCCGCCGGGGCGGCGCAGATTGAAGAGGGGGATTTTGATCTGATCTGTCTGTTTGATGCTTTGCATGATATGGGTGACCCTGTTGGTATTGCCCGACATCTGCGCTCGAAGCTTAAAGCTGATGGCAGCCTGATGCTGGTAGAGCCTCTGGCAGGAGATAAATTAACTGACAATCTGCATCTGCTCGGTCAGGTGTGCTACTCGGCTTCTACACTGATCTGTACTCCCGCCTCTAAGGCGCAGGAAGTTGGTTTGGCGTTGGGCGCCCAGGCCGGGGAGAAAAAATTAACCGAAGTATTAAAAAGCGCAGGCTTTACCAGTGTAAAAAGGGTGGCGGAAACGGACATCAATATGGTGTTAGAAGCAAAGGTCTGA
- a CDS encoding GNAT family N-acetyltransferase gives MRIPEINIRPAKRTDALDLAQLIDIAGEGIPSYLWQQSCEKGQMALEYGCMRAQRESGGFSYRNARVATLNNEVVGMILDYPISNPTEQDLKELHTLPEVVRPFVELEYQAGESYYINALAVYAPRRHLGIGKQLLKTAQKIAVQKGCHKLSVEVFSENQGAVALYKKMGFEVTASTPVLLHPCPPYYDQDVLLMTKPC, from the coding sequence ATGAGGATTCCCGAAATCAATATTCGTCCCGCTAAACGCACCGATGCGCTCGATCTTGCGCAGTTGATAGACATTGCCGGGGAAGGCATACCCTCGTATTTGTGGCAGCAGTCTTGTGAGAAAGGGCAGATGGCACTGGAATATGGCTGTATGCGTGCGCAACGGGAAAGTGGGGGATTTTCCTACCGCAATGCCAGAGTCGCCACACTTAATAATGAAGTGGTGGGTATGATTCTGGATTACCCGATTTCTAATCCCACAGAACAGGATCTGAAAGAACTGCACACCTTGCCAGAGGTCGTAAGGCCATTTGTTGAACTGGAGTATCAGGCAGGTGAGAGTTATTACATCAATGCCCTGGCGGTGTATGCGCCGCGTCGACACCTCGGGATTGGTAAGCAGTTGTTAAAGACAGCACAGAAAATAGCGGTACAAAAAGGCTGTCATAAGCTTAGTGTGGAGGTGTTTTCTGAAAACCAGGGAGCGGTAGCCTTGTACAAAAAAATGGGTTTCGAGGTAACCGCTTCGACACCGGTTTTACTGCATCCCTGTCCACCCTATTACGATCAGGATGTGTTGCTGATGACTAAGCCTTGTTGA
- a CDS encoding ECF-type sigma factor: MKSIAEEELTLALNAYQEKSQLEQNQLMSKIYHQLRKAACVRLKQSSSNDLSPTVLVHESFLKLFTNEQTWHNRDHFFAVASTAMRQIMVDIARGQSAAKRGGNAQEVTYTEELCADTSQEKQVILVNEVLSELDEANPQLVKIIELKYYVGLTNEEVSEALNVSRRTVQRRWNEAKELIQSKLSTN; the protein is encoded by the coding sequence ATGAAATCTATTGCTGAAGAAGAGCTGACCCTGGCGTTAAATGCGTATCAGGAAAAATCTCAGCTCGAACAAAACCAGTTGATGAGCAAAATTTATCATCAGTTGCGCAAAGCGGCGTGCGTCAGGCTCAAACAATCCAGCAGTAACGACCTGAGTCCCACTGTATTAGTTCATGAATCATTTTTAAAGTTGTTCACTAATGAACAAACCTGGCATAACCGGGATCACTTTTTTGCAGTTGCCTCAACGGCCATGCGCCAGATTATGGTGGATATAGCCAGAGGCCAGAGTGCGGCCAAGCGAGGTGGTAATGCACAGGAAGTGACCTACACCGAGGAGCTCTGCGCCGATACCAGCCAGGAGAAACAGGTCATTCTGGTCAACGAGGTTCTGTCTGAACTGGATGAAGCGAACCCGCAACTGGTAAAAATCATCGAATTGAAATACTACGTCGGCCTGACCAATGAAGAGGTATCTGAGGCGCTGAATGTTTCGCGACGTACCGTACAACGCCGGTGGAATGAGGCCAAAGAGCTGATTCAGTCTAAGTTGAGTACTAACTGA
- a CDS encoding metallophosphoesterase has product MVFGDVHGQYSSLMHLLQYLNYQNTEDQLLFVGDLIDRGADSLACLELLHEQGVYSCLGNHEQMALDSIKDSSGLMHEFWSANGGWWFDALSEDKQQRVEALIKDHMAYTLEFHWQNKRIGLVHADFPEDLNWHDLHKPGVEIKKVHLNQMLWSRTRVRGHVKGAVQGIDLVVAGHTMLEQAELSDNMFFLDTGAAAMNRKTELSQPRLSVLVFGKEINLYSIDHIGEVREHPHSINAFWSE; this is encoded by the coding sequence ATGGTGTTTGGTGATGTGCACGGCCAATACTCAAGCTTAATGCATCTTTTACAATATCTAAACTATCAGAACACTGAAGATCAATTATTGTTCGTCGGAGATCTGATTGACCGCGGGGCTGACTCTCTGGCTTGCCTGGAATTACTGCATGAGCAGGGTGTTTACTCATGTTTAGGCAACCATGAACAGATGGCTCTGGACAGCATTAAAGATAGCAGCGGTCTGATGCACGAGTTCTGGTCTGCCAATGGTGGCTGGTGGTTTGACGCTTTGTCAGAGGATAAGCAGCAGCGGGTAGAAGCGCTGATTAAAGATCATATGGCATATACCCTAGAGTTTCACTGGCAGAATAAGCGTATCGGTCTGGTTCATGCCGATTTTCCAGAAGATCTGAACTGGCATGATCTGCACAAACCCGGCGTTGAGATAAAAAAAGTGCATCTGAATCAGATGCTATGGTCACGTACCCGAGTTCGGGGGCATGTCAAAGGCGCTGTTCAGGGGATCGATCTTGTTGTTGCCGGACACACTATGCTGGAACAGGCCGAACTGTCAGACAATATGTTTTTTCTCGACACAGGTGCTGCAGCGATGAACAGAAAAACGGAGTTATCACAGCCCCGCCTATCTGTGCTGGTATTCGGGAAAGAGATTAATCTTTACAGTATTGATCACATCGGTGAAGTCAGGGAACACCCACATTCCATTAATGCGTTCTGGTCAGAGTAG